DNA sequence from the Pseudoglutamicibacter cumminsii genome:
TCAACCAAATAGCCCGCTACCAAAACCAATCCCTCTGGGCAGGCCGCGGCCTCTTCGACTACGTACAAGTGTTCGTGATCTCCAACGGAACACTCACCAAGTACTACTCCAACACCACCCGCCCCAAGAAAACCGACAACACCAAACGCACCCCCAACACGTGGGCCTTCACCTGCTGGTGGGCAGACAGCAAAAACAAAATCATCCCAGACCTGGGCGGCTTCACCCGCACCTTCTTCGCCAAACACACCATCCTCAACATCATCACCAAATACTGTGTGCTCCGCGAAGACGGCAACCTCCTGGTCATGCGGCCCTACCAAATCGCCGCGACCGAACGCATCCTCCAGCGCATCGACGTAGCCGCCAACAACAAAATGCTCGGCACCACCCAAGCCGGCGGCTACATCTGGCACACCACCGGCTCCGGCAAAACACTCACCAGCTTCAAAACCGCGCAACTCGCCACCGCGCTCCCCAGCAACCCCAAGGTCCTGTTCGTTGTAGACCGCAAAGACCTTGACTACCAAACCATGCGGGAATACGACAGCTTCAAAAAAGGTGCTGCGAACTCCAATACCTCCACCAAAATTCTCACCGAACAAATGGGGGACCCCAACGCGCGCATCATCATCACAACCATCCAAAAACTCTCCAACTTCGTTGCTGCGAACGCGAAACACCCGATCTACAACGAACACACGGTGATCATCTTCGACGAATGCCACCGATCCCAATTCGGTGAAATGCATAACGCGATCACCAAGAAATTCAAGAAATACAACATCTTCGGGTTCACCGGAACACCGATTTTCCGCGATAACGCCGGCAAATCTTACGGTGCACGCGACGGCCGCGTAGTGCTGCGCACCACCGAGGAAACCTTCGGCGAACAACTCCACACCTACACAATCGTCGATGCGATCGAAGACAAGAACGTCCTCCCCTTCAAACTCGCGTACAACAGCGTGCTGGCGCGTGCCGGCGGGGTAGTTGCGGAAGACGCAAGCCGCGCGCAAGAAGAAGCCGCACTCATGGCGCCCGAACGCATCAGCGCCGTCACCAGCTACATCCTCAAACACTTCAACCAGCACACCCGACGCCTAACAGATACCGGCGAATCCAACACCACGTACATCCACACCGTCACGAGCAACACCGCTGACGTCGCTCGCACACGGGGTAGAGGCGGCGAAGCGATCACAGTCAAGCGGCGCGTCAACGGTTTCAACGCGATGATGGCCGTGCAATCCGTTGAAGCGGCCAAGCTCTACTACAACGAATTCAAAGCACAGCAGGCCGAGCTGCCGGAGCATCAGCAGCTGAAAGTCGCCACAATCTTCAGCTACGGCGCCAACGAAGACCCCGAAGCCGGAATCCTCGCGGAAGAAGGGTTCGACACCCGCGGGCTCAGCGGTGAGAACCGCGAATTCCTGGACACCGCCATCGCCGACTACAACAAGATTTTCGGCGCCAGCTACGACGCCAACGGCGACAACTTCCAGAACTACTACCGCGACCTCTCCATGCGGGTCAAAGACCGCGAAGTAGACCTGCTGCTGGTCGTGAACATGTTCCTCACCGGCTTCGACGCCCCAACCCTGAACACGCTCTACGTAGACAAGAACCTGAAATACCACGGGCTGATCCAGGCGTTCTCACGCACCAACCGCATCCTCAACACCGTCAAACGGTACGGGAACATCGTGTGCTTCCGTGACCTCCAAGAGAACACCGAAGACGCCCTCGCGTTGTTCGGGAACGCTGACGCGCAAGGTATCGCGCTACTGGAGCCATACGAGCACTACCTGGACCAGTACCGGCTCAAAGTCGCAGAGATGCTGGCCTTCCATGCCCCCGGCACCGGGGTGCCTGCGAGTGAAAGCGAACAGCGGCACTTCGCCGAAGTCTTCGGCGAGATCCTGAAGCTACGGAACCTGTTGGCCGGGTTCGATGAGTTCCCCGAGGATGATGACCTCACCCCGCGCGACATTCAAGACCTGCAGAGCGTCTACCTCGCGGTGCGCGATGAGATGCGGGCGGATGCCGAGGCGAACGAGCCGCAACCGGAACAGCTTGAACTTGTGTTCGAGATCGAGCTGATGCGGCAAGTGGAAGTCAACGTTGACTACATTCTGATGCTGGTTGAGAAGTTCCGCGAACCGATGCTGAAATCCCAGGTTCCGGACTACCAGTACAAGGAACAAGTGTTGCAGGCGGTTGAATCCAGCCCGACGTTGCGCGATAAACGTGACCTGTTCATGGACTTCATCGAACTCGTCAACACTGACGCGAGCGTTGCCGAACAGTGGGTCGCGTTCATCAGTCAACGCCGCGAACAAGAACTCGGAACACTCATCGAAGAAGAACGACTCCGCGAGCCTGCCGCGCGA
Encoded proteins:
- a CDS encoding type I restriction endonuclease subunit R, translated to MERSTIEDLGRGTIAPIAVSDEATVVATYEPDTTASDAYQSEAQLEDALIAQLQAQAYEYADIRDEAALVANLRTQLEALNNIQFTDAEWETFFETSISSANEGPKEKTWRLHNANTQLLRREDGTTKNIRLIDKTHIHNNKLQVINQYAVDAGTGPGSATHSNRYDVTILVNGLPLIHIELKRRGVNLREAFNQIARYQNQSLWAGRGLFDYVQVFVISNGTLTKYYSNTTRPKKTDNTKRTPNTWAFTCWWADSKNKIIPDLGGFTRTFFAKHTILNIITKYCVLREDGNLLVMRPYQIAATERILQRIDVAANNKMLGTTQAGGYIWHTTGSGKTLTSFKTAQLATALPSNPKVLFVVDRKDLDYQTMREYDSFKKGAANSNTSTKILTEQMGDPNARIIITTIQKLSNFVAANAKHPIYNEHTVIIFDECHRSQFGEMHNAITKKFKKYNIFGFTGTPIFRDNAGKSYGARDGRVVLRTTEETFGEQLHTYTIVDAIEDKNVLPFKLAYNSVLARAGGVVAEDASRAQEEAALMAPERISAVTSYILKHFNQHTRRLTDTGESNTTYIHTVTSNTADVARTRGRGGEAITVKRRVNGFNAMMAVQSVEAAKLYYNEFKAQQAELPEHQQLKVATIFSYGANEDPEAGILAEEGFDTRGLSGENREFLDTAIADYNKIFGASYDANGDNFQNYYRDLSMRVKDREVDLLLVVNMFLTGFDAPTLNTLYVDKNLKYHGLIQAFSRTNRILNTVKRYGNIVCFRDLQENTEDALALFGNADAQGIALLEPYEHYLDQYRLKVAEMLAFHAPGTGVPASESEQRHFAEVFGEILKLRNLLAGFDEFPEDDDLTPRDIQDLQSVYLAVRDEMRADAEANEPQPEQLELVFEIELMRQVEVNVDYILMLVEKFREPMLKSQVPDYQYKEQVLQAVESSPTLRDKRDLFMDFIELVNTDASVAEQWVAFISQRREQELGTLIEEERLREPAARDFMESAFDAGEVPRIGTDIGKVLPRMSFFGNTTGGESRAEVKERVLNKMTEFLERYEPLG